The genomic segment AGAAGTTCACGTATTTATCCCGGACAAAAGTTAATTGTTTATAGTCCGGGTAACTCTCCCCGAACTTCCGGTATTCGGAAGCAAAGTACTACATCTTTAAATGGATTTCATAAAGTTAGATCGGGAGAAAATCTCGGACTGATAGCAAAAAAATATGGAATTACAGTCTCTCAGCTTAAGGCTTGGAATAATATTAGCAGGAATTTAATTCGTCCCGGACAGCAGCTTCGTATTAAAGCTGAAGCTCAAAAAACAACAAGTTTAACAAGTTCATCCGACAGTAAAATAATATATCATACTGTTCGTTCCGGTGATACTCTTTGGGATATTGCTAAAGAATATAATTCTACAATTAACAGTATTCGTAGACTCAATAAAATGGGGAATTCAAGTCGGTTAAAACCGGGTCAGAAATTAAAAGTACAAATTCGTTCGTAAATAAAGCCTGTTTTTGGAATGGTATTTGCTTCTTTAAGCGAGATAATAATTTCAACAATTAAGGTTTTCTATTTGTAAAACAATAATCTATGAAAAAGAAATTCGTTTATTTATTCTTATTTGTTACTGGCATTTTAAGCCTAAATTCCTGTAGTGAAGATTCTAAAAACCCTAAAGGAAAACACCCATCTTCCGGAGGTCCTAACGAAATGCTTATTATCACACAAAATTTAGGACAATGGGAAGGTGAAATAGGCGACAGTATTCGTGCTGCTTTTGGACAAGATATGCCGGTTTTATCTATTCCGGAACCCGAATTTAATTTAGTAAACATTAATATAAAATCTCTTGAAAAGAAGATGTTTAAAACACATCATAACTTATTCATTATTGATATTAACAAAAAATTTCCTAAAGCATATACGGAAACTAAAAAAGACTTATGGGCAACACCACAAATGGTTGTTAAAATAAATGCTCCATCCATTGAAGCATTTATCGGGGAGTTTGAAAAAAATAAAAAAACTAATCTTGAATTATTCCGAGAGAATGAGAGAATTAGGATTATTAAATCATATGCTTCAAGATTTAAAAATATAAATGCAGTACGCGATTTACGCGAAAAATATAATTTGGAAATGAATATTCCAAAAGGGTATCAAATAGCGGTATTAGAAAATAATTTTGCTTGGATTAGAAAAGAGACTACAACTAATTCTATGAATATATTAATTTATACAGTTCCCTACTCTGATACCAATGTTTTTAATCCAAATAAAATTAAGCAAAGCAGAAATCTATTAACTAAAGTAAAAATTCCAGGTCCAACAGATGAGTCTTTTCAGAAAATCTCTGATGAATATATTCCGGTTCAAAGTCGGCGTATAAATTTTAACGGTTATTATGCAACTGAATTACGTGGTTTATGGGATTTAGAAAACGACTTTATGGGAGGTCCGTTCTTGTCTTATACTTTTGTTGATGAATCTCAAAACAGACTTATTACAATAGACGGTTTTATGTATGCTCCTAAACAGAAAAAAGCAGTAATGCTAAG from the Bacteroidales bacterium genome contains:
- a CDS encoding DUF4837 family protein, producing MKKKFVYLFLFVTGILSLNSCSEDSKNPKGKHPSSGGPNEMLIITQNLGQWEGEIGDSIRAAFGQDMPVLSIPEPEFNLVNINIKSLEKKMFKTHHNLFIIDINKKFPKAYTETKKDLWATPQMVVKINAPSIEAFIGEFEKNKKTNLELFRENERIRIIKSYASRFKNINAVRDLREKYNLEMNIPKGYQIAVLENNFAWIRKETTTNSMNILIYTVPYSDTNVFNPNKIKQSRNLLTKVKIPGPTDESFQKISDEYIPVQSRRINFNGYYATELRGLWDLENDFMGGPFLSYTFVDESQNRLITIDGFMYAPKQKKAVMLRELEAILWSTKLVKN